Proteins encoded within one genomic window of Candidatus Zixiibacteriota bacterium:
- a CDS encoding NADH-quinone oxidoreductase subunit J codes for MEGEVSQVIFYLLSFVIIVSAIYVVTLRNIFHSALFLILTLFGVAGIYILLHAEFLAAVQVLIYVGAISVLIIFAIMLTSQLASKEIRQSNEQVTVAIFICAGFLLASLGSLANTVWKLSENPLPNDNTLTIGRLLMNEFVLPFEVVSVVLLAALIGAVVLARKEGA; via the coding sequence ATGGAAGGCGAAGTCTCTCAAGTCATATTCTATCTCTTATCGTTTGTCATTATTGTCTCCGCCATCTATGTAGTGACACTTCGGAATATTTTCCATTCGGCATTATTTCTAATTCTGACCTTGTTCGGCGTGGCTGGAATCTATATTCTTTTGCATGCCGAATTTCTGGCGGCGGTGCAGGTGCTAATCTATGTAGGGGCGATTTCGGTCCTGATAATTTTTGCCATAATGCTGACATCGCAGCTGGCAAGCAAAGAAATAAGACAGAGCAACGAGCAGGTGACAGTGGCGATATTTATCTGCGCAGGTTTCCTGCTGGCCAGTCTTGGCTCCCTGGCAAATACTGTCTGGAAGTTGTCAGAGAATCCGCTTCCGAATGACAACACCCTGACTATCGGCAGACTTCTGATGAATGAATTTGTGCTTCCCTTCGAAGTAGTCTCGGTGGTGCTTCTGGCGGCCCTTATCGGCGCCGTGGTGCTGGCGAGAAAGGAAGGTGCATAA
- a CDS encoding NADH-quinone oxidoreductase subunit I: MKKLLSGIKNLVVGLFTTGKHLGRHAVTVQYPTEKWTMPERSRGIVVLLSDKETGELNCTVCMLCMRACPTAAIDIQYDKDEKGKRILKDFVVDQGLCCFCGLCEEACNFAALKMATKYEFSTLNKEDLVWHTDKLQEVGRDVPYEKPERKKPEAKPAAKPAPKPAVKAETSTESEKDTSKSEAAVNPGKEAEEPKPATGDNKENLGEGN, from the coding sequence GTGAAGAAATTGTTAAGCGGCATAAAGAATCTGGTGGTGGGGCTATTCACCACCGGCAAACATCTGGGACGGCATGCTGTCACCGTGCAGTACCCCACCGAGAAATGGACTATGCCGGAGCGGTCGCGCGGCATTGTCGTGCTGCTTTCCGATAAAGAGACCGGCGAGTTGAACTGCACTGTTTGCATGCTCTGCATGCGGGCCTGTCCCACCGCGGCAATAGATATCCAGTACGATAAAGATGAAAAGGGGAAAAGAATCCTGAAAGATTTCGTCGTTGACCAGGGACTGTGCTGTTTCTGCGGTCTCTGCGAGGAAGCCTGCAATTTCGCGGCTCTGAAAATGGCGACTAAGTATGAATTTTCGACATTGAACAAAGAAGACCTGGTCTGGCATACCGATAAACTTCAGGAAGTGGGGCGGGATGTCCCGTACGAGAAGCCGGAGCGGAAGAAACCGGAGGCAAAACCGGCGGCAAAGCCGGCGCCGAAACCGGCGGTGAAAGCGGAAACATCCACCGAGTCTGAGAAGGATACTTCAAAGTCCGAAGCGGCGGTCAATCCGGGAAAAGAGGCTGAAGAGCCAAAGCCGGCGACGGGCGATAATAAAGAGAATCTGGGAGAAGGGAACTGA
- the nuoK gene encoding NADH-quinone oxidoreductase subunit NuoK: MLQYLALAAILFAIGIFGVLTRRNAVGILMSLELMFNAVNINLVTFNKYINPDNLTGQIFAIFVVVVAAAEAVVGLAIVLLLYRNWRGIDVDRINIMKW, from the coding sequence ATGCTTCAGTATCTCGCCTTAGCCGCGATACTCTTCGCCATCGGCATCTTCGGTGTGCTGACCCGCCGCAACGCTGTCGGAATCCTGATGTCGCTGGAATTGATGTTCAATGCCGTCAATATAAATCTGGTGACCTTTAATAAATATATCAATCCTGACAACCTGACCGGTCAAATTTTCGCCATCTTTGTGGTCGTTGTCGCCGCCGCCGAAGCGGTGGTCGGGCTGGCAATTGTGCTGCTCCTTTATCGCAACTGGCGGGGAATCGATGTTGACCGGATTAATATTATGAAGTGGTGA